The following are encoded in a window of Narcine bancroftii isolate sNarBan1 chromosome 2, sNarBan1.hap1, whole genome shotgun sequence genomic DNA:
- the LOC138754233 gene encoding von Willebrand factor A domain-containing protein 1-like, whose protein sequence is MGGREHELTYGPVCEPSLERWTTLSWDARGHRLTGLRPDTDYWFRLRVRGRESRELRASARTLPADPNSPPFALVPLSSHRLGLEWSPGEPEGGRFSIVYGPLSGGPIRALQVEGRRETIFLDDLRPQTQYLITVSAARSTGQRRSYTLHGATLPDGRNTTSVAHTASPPSAPITNGSVRSSLLPSFQELLRPSSMQPSYLCTSQVRSP, encoded by the exons ATGGGCGGACGAGAGCACGAGCTGACTTATGGCCCAGTGTGCGAACCCAGTCTGGAGCGATGGACCACCCTGTCCTGGGACGCCCGCGGACACCGGCTCACAGGCCTGAGGCCTGACACGGACTACTGGTTCAGGCTCCGTGTACGGGGCAGGGAGAGCAGGGAACTGCGAGCGTCGGCACGGACATTGCCTG cCGACCCCAACTCCCCTCCCTTCGCCCTCgtacccctctcctcccaccgCCTTGGCCTGGAGTGGTCTCCCGGAGAGCCCGAAGGTGGCCGCTTCTCCATCGTGTACGGACCCCTGTCTGGAGGGCCGATCCGGGCGCTGCAGGTCGAAGGACGGAGGGAAACAATCTTCCTGGATGACCTGCGCCCGCAAACCCAGTACTTGATTACCGTGTCTGCTGCACGTTCCACGGGACAGCGCCGGTCTTATACCCTTCATGGTGCCACCCTCCCAG ATGGACGGAACACCACCTCAGTGGCCCACACTGCGAGTCCTCCCTCTGCCCCAATCACCAATGGGTCAGTGAGATCCTCACTCCTCCCCTCCTTCCAGGAACTCCTGCGACCTTCCTCAATGCAACCCTCCTACCTCTGTACCTCTCAAGTCAGGTCCCCTTGA
- the LOC138754232 gene encoding uncharacterized protein isoform X3: MANEDWEQGRQPRWTEWKRDQEDEEGGSVISNVSAEGARLKRNYRRKMSALEEVHSNYTQMEGSYRHNVSQMQCGRYEETFLRWLASFCQTINCTTHLCHRFWTPFGGNCYYFSRTVLGWDASRQACIAHGSELLVIRSEAEQQFVGEHNITRSYWIGIKDSPLGSRWSWVDGSPLQEELTLPPPRDEGRHFAAHRRLGTVTPSEFGQALGLLRGLAKSLRPRPHGVRLGMLQVGERPRLELPLGLGTSAERVLGALDKLRQDGGQANTEQALAYVARPQAWGRTESDEWGRPEAISPEPGEGMREKTRRLGPKPGVGQNEVEMPRGTRLRAWGGGRPGGSKPEGRGRQRWSRPRFRLGLRAGAGAEG; the protein is encoded by the exons ATGGCGAACGAGGACTGGGAGCAGGGTCGACAGCCGAGGTGGACTGAATGGAAGAGGGACCAGGAAGACGAGGAGGGAGGAAGTGTCATCTCCAATGTCTCAGCTGAGG GCGCGCGGCTGAAGCGAAACTACAGGAGAAAAATGTCAGCTCTGGAAGAAGTTCACTCCAACTACACTCAGATGGAGGGTTCCTATCGGCACAACGTATCCCAGATGCAGTGCGGACGCTACGAGGAAACCTTCCTCCGCTGGCTGGCATCATTCTGCCAGACCATCA ACTGCACCACCCATCTCTGCCATAGGTTCTGGACCCCATTTGGAGGGAACTGCTATTATTTCTCAAGGACCGTCCTGGGCTGGGACGCGAGTCGACAGGCCTGCATCGCACACGGTTCCGAGTTGTTGGTGATTCGCAGTGAGGCTGAACAG CAGTTCGTTGGGGAACACAACATCACCCGTTCCTACTGGATTGGCATCAAGGACAGCCCCCTGGGCTCCAGGTGGAGTTGGGTCGATGGGTCACCCCTGCAGGAAGAGCTGAC GCTGCCTCCACCCAGAGACGAGGGCCGACATTTTGCTGCTCATCGACGGCTCGGGACCGTGACCCCCAGCGAGTTCGGCCAGGCCCTGGGCCTTCTGCGGGGCCTGGCAAAGAGCCTGAGGCCCAGGCCACATGGGGTGCGTCTGGGCATGCTGCAGGTGGGCGAGCGTCCCCGTCTGGAGCTGCCCCTCGGCCTGGGCACCTCAGCCGAGCGGGTCCTGGGAGCACTGGATAAGCTGCGGCAGGACGGAGGGCAGgccaacacagaacaggccctggCCTACGTGGCGAGGCCTCAGGCCTGGGGCAGGACGGAGTCAGATGAATGGGGAAGACCCGAGGCTATTAGCCCAGAACCAGGGGAAGGAATGAGGGAAAAAACCAGACGACTAGGCCCAAAGCCTGGAGTAGGCCAGAACGAGGTGGAAATGCCCAGGGGGACTAGGTTGAGGGCCTGGGGAGGAGGCAGGCCCGGTGGGTCTAAGCCTGAGGGAAGGGGTAGGCAGAGATGGTCAAGGCCAAGGTTTCGGCTAGGCTTGAGGGCAGGGGCAGGTGCAGAGGGATAA
- the LOC138754232 gene encoding uncharacterized protein isoform X2 yields the protein MANEDWEQGRQPRWTEWKRDQEDEEGGSVISNVSAEGPRWTTWCRISWKKLALGSLAAALILTLVLLFLYFESARLKRNYRRKMSALEEVHSNYTQMEGSYRHNVSQMQCGRYEETFLRWLASFCQTINCTTHLCHRFWTPFGGNCYYFSRTVLGWDASRQACIAHGSELLVIRSEAEQFVGEHNITRSYWIGIKDSPLGSRWSWVDGSPLQEELTLPPPRDEGRHFAAHRRLGTVTPSEFGQALGLLRGLAKSLRPRPHGVRLGMLQVGERPRLELPLGLGTSAERVLGALDKLRQDGGQANTEQALAYVARPQAWGRTESDEWGRPEAISPEPGEGMREKTRRLGPKPGVGQNEVEMPRGTRLRAWGGGRPGGSKPEGRGRQRWSRPRFRLGLRAGAGAEG from the exons ATGGCGAACGAGGACTGGGAGCAGGGTCGACAGCCGAGGTGGACTGAATGGAAGAGGGACCAGGAAGACGAGGAGGGAGGAAGTGTCATCTCCAATGTCTCAGCTGAGG GCCCGCGGTGGACAACATGGTGTAGAATTTCCTGGAAAAAGTTGGCCCTGGGATCGCTGGCGGCTGCCCTCATCCTGACCCTTGTTCTCCTCTTCCTGTACTTTGAAA GCGCGCGGCTGAAGCGAAACTACAGGAGAAAAATGTCAGCTCTGGAAGAAGTTCACTCCAACTACACTCAGATGGAGGGTTCCTATCGGCACAACGTATCCCAGATGCAGTGCGGACGCTACGAGGAAACCTTCCTCCGCTGGCTGGCATCATTCTGCCAGACCATCA ACTGCACCACCCATCTCTGCCATAGGTTCTGGACCCCATTTGGAGGGAACTGCTATTATTTCTCAAGGACCGTCCTGGGCTGGGACGCGAGTCGACAGGCCTGCATCGCACACGGTTCCGAGTTGTTGGTGATTCGCAGTGAGGCTGAACAG TTCGTTGGGGAACACAACATCACCCGTTCCTACTGGATTGGCATCAAGGACAGCCCCCTGGGCTCCAGGTGGAGTTGGGTCGATGGGTCACCCCTGCAGGAAGAGCTGAC GCTGCCTCCACCCAGAGACGAGGGCCGACATTTTGCTGCTCATCGACGGCTCGGGACCGTGACCCCCAGCGAGTTCGGCCAGGCCCTGGGCCTTCTGCGGGGCCTGGCAAAGAGCCTGAGGCCCAGGCCACATGGGGTGCGTCTGGGCATGCTGCAGGTGGGCGAGCGTCCCCGTCTGGAGCTGCCCCTCGGCCTGGGCACCTCAGCCGAGCGGGTCCTGGGAGCACTGGATAAGCTGCGGCAGGACGGAGGGCAGgccaacacagaacaggccctggCCTACGTGGCGAGGCCTCAGGCCTGGGGCAGGACGGAGTCAGATGAATGGGGAAGACCCGAGGCTATTAGCCCAGAACCAGGGGAAGGAATGAGGGAAAAAACCAGACGACTAGGCCCAAAGCCTGGAGTAGGCCAGAACGAGGTGGAAATGCCCAGGGGGACTAGGTTGAGGGCCTGGGGAGGAGGCAGGCCCGGTGGGTCTAAGCCTGAGGGAAGGGGTAGGCAGAGATGGTCAAGGCCAAGGTTTCGGCTAGGCTTGAGGGCAGGGGCAGGTGCAGAGGGATAA
- the LOC138754232 gene encoding uncharacterized protein isoform X1 — translation MANEDWEQGRQPRWTEWKRDQEDEEGGSVISNVSAEGPRWTTWCRISWKKLALGSLAAALILTLVLLFLYFESARLKRNYRRKMSALEEVHSNYTQMEGSYRHNVSQMQCGRYEETFLRWLASFCQTINCTTHLCHRFWTPFGGNCYYFSRTVLGWDASRQACIAHGSELLVIRSEAEQQFVGEHNITRSYWIGIKDSPLGSRWSWVDGSPLQEELTLPPPRDEGRHFAAHRRLGTVTPSEFGQALGLLRGLAKSLRPRPHGVRLGMLQVGERPRLELPLGLGTSAERVLGALDKLRQDGGQANTEQALAYVARPQAWGRTESDEWGRPEAISPEPGEGMREKTRRLGPKPGVGQNEVEMPRGTRLRAWGGGRPGGSKPEGRGRQRWSRPRFRLGLRAGAGAEG, via the exons ATGGCGAACGAGGACTGGGAGCAGGGTCGACAGCCGAGGTGGACTGAATGGAAGAGGGACCAGGAAGACGAGGAGGGAGGAAGTGTCATCTCCAATGTCTCAGCTGAGG GCCCGCGGTGGACAACATGGTGTAGAATTTCCTGGAAAAAGTTGGCCCTGGGATCGCTGGCGGCTGCCCTCATCCTGACCCTTGTTCTCCTCTTCCTGTACTTTGAAA GCGCGCGGCTGAAGCGAAACTACAGGAGAAAAATGTCAGCTCTGGAAGAAGTTCACTCCAACTACACTCAGATGGAGGGTTCCTATCGGCACAACGTATCCCAGATGCAGTGCGGACGCTACGAGGAAACCTTCCTCCGCTGGCTGGCATCATTCTGCCAGACCATCA ACTGCACCACCCATCTCTGCCATAGGTTCTGGACCCCATTTGGAGGGAACTGCTATTATTTCTCAAGGACCGTCCTGGGCTGGGACGCGAGTCGACAGGCCTGCATCGCACACGGTTCCGAGTTGTTGGTGATTCGCAGTGAGGCTGAACAG CAGTTCGTTGGGGAACACAACATCACCCGTTCCTACTGGATTGGCATCAAGGACAGCCCCCTGGGCTCCAGGTGGAGTTGGGTCGATGGGTCACCCCTGCAGGAAGAGCTGAC GCTGCCTCCACCCAGAGACGAGGGCCGACATTTTGCTGCTCATCGACGGCTCGGGACCGTGACCCCCAGCGAGTTCGGCCAGGCCCTGGGCCTTCTGCGGGGCCTGGCAAAGAGCCTGAGGCCCAGGCCACATGGGGTGCGTCTGGGCATGCTGCAGGTGGGCGAGCGTCCCCGTCTGGAGCTGCCCCTCGGCCTGGGCACCTCAGCCGAGCGGGTCCTGGGAGCACTGGATAAGCTGCGGCAGGACGGAGGGCAGgccaacacagaacaggccctggCCTACGTGGCGAGGCCTCAGGCCTGGGGCAGGACGGAGTCAGATGAATGGGGAAGACCCGAGGCTATTAGCCCAGAACCAGGGGAAGGAATGAGGGAAAAAACCAGACGACTAGGCCCAAAGCCTGGAGTAGGCCAGAACGAGGTGGAAATGCCCAGGGGGACTAGGTTGAGGGCCTGGGGAGGAGGCAGGCCCGGTGGGTCTAAGCCTGAGGGAAGGGGTAGGCAGAGATGGTCAAGGCCAAGGTTTCGGCTAGGCTTGAGGGCAGGGGCAGGTGCAGAGGGATAA